From the Pyrenophora tritici-repentis strain M4 chromosome 5, whole genome shotgun sequence genome, the window TACAGGCACGCTTTGTCTCGACGGCTCCCTGCAAGATGTCGCCGACCGCAAGCAGGCACATCTCGTGCCAGAACTGCGACGCCAGGTCCTTGCTGACCTTGAAGTACCATGCTCCACCTCGCATGTTCCGCGGGTCTTCCCAGACCGGCTTCACACCGAGATGGAACAGGTGTATCGAGTCCCGGAGCTTCAGATTCTCAACCGGAATGTTGTTGAAGTGCTGGTAAAACTCCTTGACGGAGACAATCTGCTCTCCAAGTGGCTTGGGACGTGTGAGGTACTCCTCCGATGATGCTGACTTATCCTTGGGTGCGGCTTGCTGACCCTTCTCGGCCCAGAACATCCATTTGAAGCGGAACTCCGGAACGCGTACCGACTTGAAGATGTTGTTGAGCATAGCAGTGCCGCGGGCGGGTGATGCTGTGGCGGACTGTTCCTCGGCTGAGGCAGCGGGGAGGTTGGAGGTGCTAAGCACCGGGAATCGACCAGCCATCGTGGGGAATGTGATGGAAACTGCGGGCTCCTGGGGAATGGTCCGGTTGAGAGTGTCAAGGATGTGTTCGAGAGCGACCTTGGACTGATATGTCAGAGGCTCGCTGGGGTAGGGCACACCGTGCTTGGTAGCGTAGATGAGATCTTCGAGCAGCGAAACGGAGAGGGGCTTGCGAGCTGCAGCCGAAGTCCTGAGATTCTTGCGAATGTCGTTGGCGGAGTCGTGAAATTGGCGGTCACTAGAGTAGCTGTGGTCAGCATGTTGAGCAACAGAGGCCCTGAGCATGCGAATGAGACGATTGGTTTCGTTCATGGTCATGGTAGTGCATGTGGTAGAGTAGAGTGGGGCAGAGATGTGCAATGACTTGAAATCTTGAAATAGATATAGGAAACTGGCGGTTTGTGCATTGGGAGTTTGTGAAGTGTGTGTGTGACGAAGGAAAGGAAGTCAAGGACGAGCGACTGCAGGGATCGTATGTCTGCTCTGGTGAAGACGTACAATAGTAGTAACTACGGCTATTGTGGGCTTCGCTTGATTGACGCACGGTTTGAAGACGGTGAAAGTGAAAGTGAGAGGTGAAGACGAGTATAGCCAATAGAGTGCGAGCGTGACGAGAATCGTGGGCCAAGAAACCAAAACAGGAGTGAAGACGCAACTTTGACTCTAGGGTAGTGCAGGCCCGTAGCAGGAGATTGTTGGGGTTGCGGGGAACGTGGAGAAGACATTGTATGCGAGCATGTGGCCAATTCGAGTTTCAGGGGATAGGCCAAGGAAAAAGAATGGTTGAAGATGACGGAGACATTTGGGAAACATGAATAAAGGAGACTACACATACCGAATAGAATAGCAGCTATCAAATTGTGCTGTACAGAGACGTCTAAGCCCTCGATATGGGTCGTTTGCAAGGTCGTGGAAGTCGGAGGTGGGGTAGTCGTGAGATTACAGACAGATGGGAGATGGAGAGAGCGGACAACGCAGCAGCAAGACAAGAAAGATTGACAAGAAGGCGTGATGTCGGATATGTACGAGGCCAGCTGGACCTTTAAGAGGTTAAACGGCCCCCGGAGTCCACAAGCCAGCGATGCAGGCGCCCGCTCTAAACGCGTTTCAAGACGCCGTTTCAAGGACCCCTGCTGACACCCAACGAGTCGTCTGCAGCCTTAGGCCAATGTACAAACGCATGCTTCTGCTGACGGTGCTGAACGCTGGCTTTCGTCCAAACATTTGAAAAGTAATGTATTCGGAGAAAGCGAATGGTCAAGCCTGCGGAGGTGACGTAGGGCCTCCGCGCCTGCAGATTCGGTACCATTCCGCGAGATCTGCACGCCCCAGGCCGGAACGAAACTTTGGTACTTGCACAAGATTTTTTCCCTAGACTTCACAAGCCACTTCAAAACGCGTAATATCGCCCAAGTACGACACCCAACCGTAACAGAATACGACCGGCTCGAGTCTTGTGTTTGGAAACATGTCGCCCTACCTACACGAAGCCGTTGCACACCGGAGCAAGCGTGTGCGCTTCTCCAACGAGCCTTCCTCGCCGTCAGCGTCGTCCGAGTCCGCTCTTGCCTCTACGAATGCCGCCGATGAATGCACTACCAACCCAAGCGACCTTGGAACATCAGATAGCGATAGCGAGTTATCTGAGTCGAGCGAGGAGCCCAGTAGCG encodes:
- a CDS encoding CDC33, Translation initiation factor 4E (eIF-4E), whose amino-acid sequence is MTMNETNRLIRMLRASVAQHADHSYSSDRQFHDSANDIRKNLRTSAAARKPLSVSLLEDLIYATKHGVPYPSEPLTYQSKVALEHILDTLNRTIPQEPAVSITFPTMAGRFPVLSTSNLPAASAEEQSATASPARGTAMLNNIFKSVRVPEFRFKWMFWAEKGQQAAPKDKSASSEEYLTRPKPLGEQIVSVKEFYQHFNNIPVENLKLRDSIHLFHLGVKPVWEDPRNMRGGAWYFKVSKDLASQFWHEMCLLAVGDILQGAVETKRASFNDDICGISYSVRWNAVQIAVWNRDADNEDGRTKLLAVILDKLSEELRPKKEDSYWYKAHKEHKGFIEQ